One Vigna unguiculata cultivar IT97K-499-35 chromosome 11, ASM411807v1, whole genome shotgun sequence DNA window includes the following coding sequences:
- the LOC114170316 gene encoding protein MAINTENANCE OF MERISTEMS-like has product MIGGVLMLDKTGNKVHLMYLNYLSNLRRTSRYSWGSACLAVLYREMCRATDACAKTMGGCASLLQSWAWFRMHFLAPISRVPPTFPLVCQWSGGRVLNYRNVHHNDLVGYRARIDHMQQNQFIWVPYEGLGSIIDVGAYRDQAIWTS; this is encoded by the exons ATGATAGGTGGTGTTTTAATGCTAGATAAAACTGGGAATAAAGTACATTTAATGTACTTGAACTACTTGAGTAATCTTCGAAGAACCAGTAGATATAGTTGGGGTTCAGCGTGTTTGGCTGTCTTGTACAGGGAGATGTGTAGAGCAACTGATGCATGTGCAAAGACTATGGGTGGATGTGCTTCGTTGTTACAATCATGGGCATGGTTTCGCATGCATTTTCTTGCACCCATTTCAAGAGTTCCACCAACTTTCCCGCTAGTTTGCCAATGGAGCGGTGGTCGAGTACTGAACTATAGAAATGTTCATCATAATGATTTAGTCGGATATCGAGCAAGGATAGATCACATGCAACAAAATCAG TTTATTTGGGTTCCTTATGAGGGATTGGGCTCTATCATTGATGTTGGAGCATATCGCGACCAAGCAATATGGACGTCATGA
- the LOC114168504 gene encoding protein MAK16 homolog: MQHDEVIWQVIRHNHCSYLAKITTGNFCRNPYNVTGVCNRSSCPLANSRYATIREDNGVFYLYMKTIERAHMPKDLWERVKLPRNYEKALEVIDKHLMYWPKLLIHKIKQRLTKMTQMRIRMRKLALKTREKIMTTPRKEKKREARREEKAEKAALLEKSIEKELLERLQKGVYQQSDIYNYPLEEYNKVLDMENLQPVDEEEDEEEPEIEYVEGYDELEEEEDMEDFGGFVTHKSQAESSDDEEDEEEDDETVDQSRAKRKMILSSKKHEKNGLDSKSKKTRVLVEVEQENGDERQRVVQ, translated from the exons ATGCAACACGACGAGGTCATATGGCAAGTTATCAGGCATAACCATTGTAGTTATTTGGCCAA AATTACGACGGGGAATTTCTGTAGAAACCCTTACAACGTAACTGGGGTTTGTAACAGAAGTTCGTGCCCTTTGGCTAATAGTCGATATGCCACTATTCGAGAAGACAATG GAGTGTTTTATCTTTACATGAAAACTATAGAACGGGCTCACATGCCGAAAGATTTGTGGGAAAGAGTAAAGCTGCCTAGGAATTATGAGAAGGCACTTGAAGTCATAGACAAACATCTG ATGTATTGGCCCAAGCTTCTTATACACAAGATAAAGCAACGACTGACAAAAATGACCCAGATGCGGATACGTATGAGGAAACTTGCTTTAAAGACGAG GGAGAAAATAATGACAACTCcaaggaaagagaaaaagagagaggcTCGAAGAGAAGAGAAGGCTGAGAAAGCAGCTTTGTTGGAAAAG TCTATTGAAAAAGAGCTATTAGAACGCCTTCAAAAAGGAGTTTATCAACAAagtgatatatataattatccTCTTGAAGAGTACAATAAAGTTCTCGATATGGAGAATCTTCAACCTGTTGATGAAGAGGAGGATGAAGAG GAACCAGAGATAGAATATGTAGAAGGATATGATGAActtgaagaggaagaagatatGGAGGATTTTGGTGGTTTTGTTACTCACAAGTCACAGG CTGAAAGCTCTGATGATGAGGAAGATGAAGAGGAAGATGATGAAACAGTTGATCAGAGTAGagcaaaaaggaaaatgattttatcTTCAAAGAAACATGAGAAGAATGGCCTTGATTCTAAATCAAAGAAGACAAGGGTCCTTGTTGAG GTTGAGCAAGAGAATGGTGATGAAAGACAGAGGGTGGTGCAGTAG